From Halorubrum salinarum, the proteins below share one genomic window:
- a CDS encoding EamA family transporter, with product MNAVVGLALIGAVAWGCWAVLADVATRSMAPEAAMIVSYAVGIGVASLYVLYRGSTVLGNDPTALGAAALAGVASGVGAVAYYAALQAGAAGIATTVTALYFVVAAILGAVVLGESLALSDVAGIGAAVLAVAFIAY from the coding sequence GTGAACGCCGTCGTCGGCCTCGCCCTAATCGGCGCCGTCGCGTGGGGGTGCTGGGCGGTGCTCGCGGACGTCGCCACGCGGTCGATGGCACCGGAGGCGGCGATGATCGTCTCTTACGCCGTCGGGATCGGCGTCGCCTCCCTGTACGTCCTCTACCGCGGGTCGACCGTCCTGGGGAACGACCCGACCGCGCTGGGCGCCGCGGCGCTCGCCGGCGTCGCCTCCGGCGTCGGCGCGGTCGCGTACTACGCCGCGCTCCAGGCCGGCGCCGCCGGGATCGCGACCACGGTCACCGCGCTGTACTTCGTCGTCGCAGCGATCCTCGGCGCCGTCGTGCTCGGCGAGTCGCTGGCGCTCAGCGACGTCGCCGGAATCGGCGCCGCGGTCCTCGCCGTCGCCTTCATCGCCTACTGA
- a CDS encoding DUF1028 domain-containing protein codes for MPPRPSTFSIAARDPETDAVGVAVQSKFVGVGAVVPFVSADAGAVATQSFANVAYGPDGLDLLREGRAPAEAIDRLTAADDEAPSRQVGVVGVDPDDEPAAFTGDECHDHAGDRQGDHYTVQGNILENADTLDAMAEAFEETDGGLPERLIAALHAGNEAGGDKRGEQSAALYVAKPEGGYDGKNDRWVDVRVDDHERPIDELERVFKIYDVTLLEREAPDETRELSGETAVAVQSALADLGFYDGEPSAEFGDDAREALESFRGMNNFENHSLAVLEDAVSRGWAAADGDGDPETRLVDAIWHGLSRLDRA; via the coding sequence ATGCCACCTCGACCCTCGACCTTCTCGATCGCCGCCCGCGACCCCGAGACCGACGCGGTCGGCGTCGCGGTCCAGTCGAAGTTCGTCGGCGTCGGCGCCGTCGTCCCGTTCGTCAGCGCGGACGCGGGCGCTGTGGCCACCCAGAGCTTCGCGAACGTCGCCTACGGCCCCGACGGGCTCGACCTCCTCCGCGAGGGCCGCGCTCCGGCCGAGGCGATCGACCGGCTCACGGCCGCCGACGACGAGGCGCCGTCGCGACAGGTCGGCGTCGTCGGCGTCGACCCCGACGACGAGCCCGCCGCGTTCACCGGCGACGAGTGCCACGACCACGCCGGCGACCGGCAGGGCGACCACTACACGGTCCAGGGGAACATCTTAGAGAACGCCGACACCCTCGACGCGATGGCGGAGGCGTTCGAGGAGACCGACGGCGGCCTCCCGGAGCGGCTCATCGCCGCGCTCCACGCGGGCAACGAGGCCGGCGGCGACAAGCGCGGCGAGCAGTCCGCGGCGCTGTACGTCGCCAAGCCCGAGGGCGGCTACGACGGGAAGAACGACCGCTGGGTCGACGTGCGCGTCGACGACCACGAGCGACCGATCGACGAGTTAGAGCGCGTGTTCAAGATATACGACGTGACCCTCCTCGAACGCGAGGCCCCCGACGAGACCCGAGAGCTCTCCGGGGAGACCGCGGTCGCGGTCCAGTCGGCGCTCGCCGACCTCGGCTTCTACGACGGCGAGCCGAGCGCGGAGTTCGGCGACGACGCCCGCGAGGCCCTGGAGTCGTTCCGCGGCATGAACAACTTCGAGAACCACTCCCTCGCGGTGCTGGAGGACGCGGTCTCGCGCGGCTGGGCGGCCGCCGACGGCGACGGCGACCCCGAGACGCGACTCGTGGACGCCATCTGGCACGGGCTCTCCAGGCTCGACCGCGCGTAG
- a CDS encoding BolA family protein encodes MTIAPDDVADLIEENLPDAVASVTAPRVHDDEDEDAHFAAVVVSPAFEGESLVDQHQLVYDAVGDHMTRSVHALEIKTYTPEAYAEHGDGALDDDLREAGLLPAGSE; translated from the coding sequence ATGACCATCGCACCCGACGACGTCGCGGACCTCATCGAGGAGAACCTCCCGGACGCGGTCGCCAGCGTGACCGCGCCCCGGGTCCACGACGACGAGGACGAGGACGCCCACTTCGCGGCCGTCGTCGTCTCGCCCGCCTTCGAGGGCGAGTCGCTCGTCGACCAGCACCAGTTGGTGTACGACGCGGTCGGGGACCACATGACCCGGTCCGTCCACGCCTTGGAGATCAAGACGTACACCCCCGAGGCGTACGCCGAACACGGCGACGGCGCCCTCGACGACGACCTCCGCGAGGCCGGGCTGCTCCCGGCCGGGAGCGAGTGA
- a CDS encoding class II fumarate hydratase, with protein MGDDYRTEEDSLGEMQVPADAYWGAQTQRAVENFPVSGIPMSRRFIRALGVVKKAAAQANRDLGLIEDDTAEAIVAAADEVIAGEHDDQFPVDVFQTGSGTSSNMNANEVIANRAAEIAGAEIGDRVVHPNDHVNYGQSSNDVIPTAMHVAALEAVEKDLVPALETLHAELEAKEAEFDGVVKTGRTHLQDATPIRLGQEFSGYRTQVAKGIERAEGVQSNLRELALGGTAVGTGLNTHPEFPELAAEYISDETGTEFREAANHFEAQAAHDAMAEGHGALKTIAGSLNKMANDLRLLASGPRNGLGEIEQPENQPGSSIMPGKINPVVAESVNQVHKQVVGNDAAVSAGAARGEIDLNLYKPVIAHNFLESAELLSNVAETFGERFVGKLEANEEFARERVEQSMALATALNPAIGYDKASTVAKTALKEGKSVREAAVEAGYLTEEEADEVLDPEAMTHRVILGDED; from the coding sequence ATGGGTGACGACTACCGCACGGAAGAGGACAGCCTCGGCGAGATGCAGGTGCCGGCGGACGCCTACTGGGGCGCACAGACCCAGCGCGCCGTCGAGAACTTCCCCGTCTCGGGGATCCCGATGAGTCGACGGTTCATCCGCGCGCTCGGCGTCGTGAAGAAGGCGGCCGCGCAGGCGAACCGCGACCTCGGGCTCATCGAGGACGACACCGCGGAGGCGATCGTCGCCGCCGCCGACGAGGTGATCGCGGGCGAGCACGACGACCAGTTCCCGGTCGACGTGTTCCAGACCGGCTCCGGCACCTCCTCGAACATGAACGCCAACGAGGTGATCGCCAACCGCGCCGCCGAGATCGCGGGCGCGGAGATCGGCGACCGCGTCGTCCACCCCAACGACCACGTCAACTACGGCCAGTCGTCGAACGACGTGATCCCCACGGCGATGCACGTCGCCGCGCTGGAGGCGGTCGAGAAGGACCTCGTGCCGGCCTTAGAGACGCTCCACGCCGAACTGGAGGCGAAGGAGGCCGAGTTCGACGGCGTCGTCAAGACCGGCCGGACGCACCTCCAGGACGCGACCCCGATCCGGCTCGGCCAGGAGTTCAGCGGCTACCGGACGCAGGTCGCGAAGGGCATCGAGCGCGCCGAGGGCGTCCAGTCGAACCTCCGCGAGCTCGCCCTCGGCGGGACCGCGGTCGGGACCGGGCTCAACACCCACCCCGAGTTCCCGGAGCTCGCCGCGGAGTACATCTCCGACGAGACCGGGACCGAGTTCCGCGAGGCGGCGAACCACTTCGAGGCGCAGGCGGCCCACGACGCGATGGCGGAGGGCCACGGCGCGCTCAAGACGATCGCCGGCAGCCTCAACAAGATGGCCAACGACCTCCGGCTCCTCGCCTCCGGGCCGCGGAACGGCCTCGGTGAGATCGAGCAGCCCGAGAACCAGCCCGGCTCCTCGATCATGCCCGGGAAGATCAACCCGGTCGTCGCCGAGTCGGTCAACCAGGTCCACAAGCAGGTCGTCGGCAACGACGCCGCGGTCTCCGCCGGCGCCGCGCGCGGCGAGATCGACCTGAACCTCTACAAGCCCGTCATCGCGCACAACTTCCTCGAATCGGCGGAGCTGCTCTCGAACGTCGCCGAGACGTTCGGCGAGCGCTTCGTCGGGAAGCTGGAGGCCAACGAGGAGTTCGCCCGCGAGCGCGTCGAGCAGTCGATGGCGCTGGCGACGGCGCTCAACCCCGCGATCGGCTACGACAAGGCCAGTACGGTCGCGAAGACGGCGCTGAAGGAGGGCAAGAGCGTCCGCGAGGCCGCCGTCGAGGCCGGCTACCTCACCGAGGAGGAGGCCGACGAGGTCCTCGACCCGGAGGCGATGACTCACCGCGTCATCCTCGGCGACGAGGACTGA